The following proteins are encoded in a genomic region of Pelodictyon phaeoclathratiforme BU-1:
- a CDS encoding RyR domain-containing protein, which produces MQQNKNALLVIVTGDVTMDWNIARHAHPSQEATEWTGEARSNLNWQYGSAALLAELITTMTKQLESDLPYTVKVISPDTPAQASFTLFNTCYVHSYAVWAQYRDKVPEKTERSEPHWRVERFLGLDLPSEGVAEHRGNPVPKRSANADIIVIDDSNLGFRNNKANWPEAISEPAHNVNAPWIIVKMSSPVAKGDLWSHLVAKVSDRLVAVLTIDDLRQSKIQVSARISWEKTAQELNWELTHNPEVNGLTNAAYCIVSFGTTGALLIPGRHNSGKKPTLLFDPLFMEGEWAPGKGMMIGKTSTLVASIVFQILLNRDAPDFKQGVQCGVTAMRHLQTVGYDGGTEPVTRLQFPTEGVISTLKNAEIPLAEAELQASTVKNSSQRLHWTILAASSHDSLESLSETIVLQGTKNTLKNVPIGKFGKLVTVDRQEIESLRSIQSLIGEYCTQKKERPLSIAVFGPPGSGKSFAVEQIALVANPEKIAEKTLTFNLSQFNDPDELINAFHQIRDIGLSGKIPLVFWDEFDSTLENKKLGWLRFFLAPMQDGKFQEGQITHPIGKAIFVFAGGTFPNVDSFMNLLSEEDLTQDLANKLANKKASPLDKKTIEEAKKIAKKLIKKISDAKVPDFISRLKGFLNVLGPNPQEDNKQNDPFYIVRRALLLRSIFERETPQLLDKDHQLRIDTGILRGFLQINKYLHGARSMESIVAMSRLGNRSHFSRSNLPPEKQLRLHVDPVKFIELLHKLKLEGDLLETLAKLNHLLFCKNLRKEKYVLGKITDEKTEPKTHSSLKPYACLPAHEKEQNRRAVRDIPNKLERFGYAMAPGRNNEADIVFPTDILEKMAELEHERWVKANMDENWEHAFITDKDNKLHTLLVKWDELSKDEKDKDRRLISESIPYMLRKAGYTIVKLSV; this is translated from the coding sequence ATGCAGCAAAACAAGAACGCATTATTGGTTATCGTTACTGGTGATGTTACAATGGACTGGAACATTGCACGCCACGCACATCCATCGCAGGAAGCAACCGAATGGACTGGTGAGGCGAGGAGCAACTTGAACTGGCAGTATGGCAGCGCTGCTCTGCTTGCTGAACTCATCACAACTATGACGAAACAATTGGAGAGTGATCTTCCGTATACTGTTAAGGTGATAAGCCCCGATACACCTGCGCAAGCCTCTTTTACCCTTTTCAACACTTGCTATGTCCATAGCTATGCAGTCTGGGCTCAATACCGCGATAAAGTGCCCGAGAAAACTGAACGGAGTGAACCTCACTGGCGGGTTGAGCGCTTTCTCGGTCTTGACCTGCCCTCCGAGGGAGTTGCAGAACATCGGGGCAATCCTGTACCGAAGCGATCTGCAAACGCTGATATTATTGTCATCGACGACAGCAACCTTGGCTTCAGGAATAACAAGGCGAATTGGCCTGAAGCAATCAGTGAGCCTGCTCATAATGTAAATGCTCCATGGATTATTGTAAAGATGTCCTCGCCTGTAGCAAAAGGAGATTTATGGAGCCATCTTGTTGCCAAAGTGTCTGATCGCCTTGTCGCTGTCTTGACTATTGATGATTTACGGCAATCCAAAATTCAGGTAAGTGCCCGGATTTCATGGGAAAAAACTGCACAGGAACTCAACTGGGAGCTGACCCATAACCCGGAGGTGAACGGCCTGACCAATGCAGCGTACTGTATCGTCTCATTTGGCACAACCGGGGCGTTACTCATACCGGGGCGCCACAACTCCGGGAAGAAACCAACACTTCTCTTTGATCCGCTTTTCATGGAGGGTGAATGGGCGCCCGGAAAAGGGATGATGATCGGCAAAACATCGACTCTGGTAGCAAGCATCGTTTTCCAGATCCTGCTCAATCGTGATGCTCCTGACTTTAAACAAGGAGTCCAGTGCGGCGTAACCGCGATGCGACACTTGCAAACGGTCGGATATGATGGTGGAACAGAACCGGTAACCCGCCTGCAATTCCCTACTGAAGGTGTCATTTCAACTCTAAAAAACGCTGAAATACCACTGGCTGAGGCTGAACTGCAAGCAAGCACGGTGAAGAATTCATCTCAACGACTACACTGGACCATCCTTGCCGCAAGCTCTCACGACAGCCTTGAGTCGTTAAGTGAAACGATTGTTCTTCAAGGAACAAAAAATACCTTAAAAAATGTGCCGATTGGAAAATTCGGAAAACTTGTAACGGTAGATCGTCAGGAGATAGAGTCACTGAGAAGCATTCAGAGTCTGATCGGTGAATATTGCACACAGAAAAAAGAACGACCTCTTTCAATTGCCGTTTTTGGCCCTCCCGGTTCTGGCAAATCATTTGCCGTTGAGCAAATCGCCTTAGTTGCGAATCCGGAAAAAATCGCAGAAAAAACCCTGACCTTTAATCTCTCCCAATTCAATGACCCGGACGAGCTGATCAACGCTTTTCACCAGATTCGTGATATCGGATTATCCGGAAAAATACCGCTGGTATTCTGGGATGAGTTCGATTCGACGCTTGAAAATAAAAAACTCGGCTGGCTACGCTTCTTTTTAGCACCGATGCAGGATGGAAAATTTCAGGAAGGCCAAATCACCCACCCTATTGGCAAAGCTATTTTTGTTTTTGCAGGCGGTACTTTTCCCAACGTTGATTCCTTTATGAACCTGCTATCTGAAGAAGATCTTACACAAGATCTTGCAAATAAGTTGGCAAATAAAAAAGCTTCTCCATTAGATAAAAAAACTATTGAAGAAGCAAAAAAAATAGCAAAAAAGCTTATAAAAAAGATTTCAGATGCAAAAGTCCCGGACTTTATCAGCCGACTGAAAGGGTTCCTCAATGTGCTCGGTCCGAACCCGCAAGAAGATAATAAACAAAACGACCCATTTTATATTGTTCGCCGTGCTCTTTTGCTACGCTCAATATTCGAGAGGGAAACACCACAATTACTTGATAAAGACCATCAACTGCGAATTGATACCGGAATCCTCCGTGGTTTTCTCCAGATAAACAAATACCTCCATGGAGCCCGATCCATGGAATCGATTGTTGCAATGAGCCGTCTGGGGAATAGATCCCATTTCAGCCGGTCAAACCTTCCTCCTGAAAAACAGCTCAGATTACATGTCGATCCGGTAAAATTTATTGAACTGTTACACAAACTGAAACTCGAAGGTGATCTTCTTGAAACATTGGCCAAACTGAATCACCTGTTATTTTGCAAAAATCTGAGAAAGGAAAAATATGTTTTAGGTAAAATTACCGACGAGAAAACAGAACCAAAGACCCACAGCTCACTGAAGCCTTATGCTTGCCTGCCAGCACACGAAAAAGAACAGAATCGCAGAGCTGTGCGCGACATTCCAAACAAACTTGAACGTTTTGGTTATGCCATGGCTCCTGGACGCAACAACGAAGCTGATATTGTGTTTCCAACTGATATTCTGGAAAAGATGGCCGAGCTGGAACATGAACGGTGGGTTAAAGCAAATATGGATGAAAATTGGGAACATGCCTTCATAACCGACAAGGATAACAAGCTCCATACATTGCTTGTTAAATGGGATGAATTAAGTAAGGACGAAAAAGACAAAGACAGACGGCTCATTTCAGAAAGCATTCCCTACATGCTGAGAAAAGCTGGGTATACTATTGTAAAACTTTCAGTGTAA
- the pfkA gene encoding 6-phosphofructokinase has protein sequence MIRKIAVFTSGGDAPGMNAAIRAVTRAAIVNKLKVTGIRRGYQGMIEGDFVALRSSDVSGILQLGGTMLQTARSDEFRTAAGREQAYQQLKKAEIDAVVVIGGDGSFTGALVMSQEYNIPFIGIPATIDNDMYGTDYTIGYETALNSVVEAVDKIRDTARSHGRIFFVEVMGREAGLLALTSGIACGAEVILIPESNEQHIELEKFLHKGYKKKETSGIIMVAEGDEAGGAMKIAEKVRNEHPDLDVRVSILGHIQRGGSPTAKDRVNATRMGVAAIEALLDDQKSMMIGITNEKIVHVPFNKAVKLNHSIDNNLLDIHKLMNR, from the coding sequence ATGATACGAAAAATCGCTGTTTTTACTTCCGGTGGTGATGCGCCGGGAATGAATGCTGCAATTCGGGCAGTAACCCGTGCAGCAATCGTCAACAAGCTTAAAGTCACGGGTATTCGTCGTGGTTACCAGGGGATGATTGAAGGCGATTTTGTTGCACTGAGATCTTCTGATGTCAGTGGAATTCTTCAGCTTGGAGGAACCATGCTGCAGACAGCACGGAGTGACGAGTTCAGAACTGCGGCAGGTCGTGAACAAGCTTATCAGCAACTGAAAAAGGCCGAAATTGATGCTGTTGTTGTTATTGGTGGCGATGGCTCTTTTACGGGTGCGCTGGTGATGTCGCAGGAATACAATATCCCTTTTATCGGAATTCCTGCCACAATCGATAATGACATGTATGGGACTGATTATACCATCGGATATGAAACCGCATTAAATTCGGTTGTTGAAGCTGTTGATAAAATCAGGGATACGGCCAGATCGCACGGACGAATTTTCTTTGTTGAAGTCATGGGTCGCGAAGCAGGTTTACTCGCTTTGACCAGCGGCATTGCCTGTGGAGCAGAGGTCATTTTGATTCCCGAATCAAATGAGCAGCATATTGAGCTTGAAAAATTTCTGCATAAAGGGTACAAGAAAAAGGAGACCAGCGGGATTATCATGGTTGCTGAAGGTGATGAAGCTGGCGGCGCCATGAAAATCGCCGAAAAAGTACGTAACGAACACCCTGATCTGGATGTGCGCGTATCAATTCTTGGTCATATTCAGCGAGGAGGCAGCCCAACAGCTAAAGACCGGGTAAATGCTACAAGAATGGGAGTTGCCGCCATTGAAGCCCTGCTTGATGATCAGAAAAGCATGATGATAGGCATCACCAATGAAAAAATTGTTCATGTCCCTTTCAATAAAGCGGTCAAATTAAATCACAGCATCGATAACAATCTGCTTGACATCCATAAGCTGATGAACCGTTAA
- a CDS encoding transposase produces the protein MITTSAGPIAVKVPRSRSSHDSLKPFVSTLIPKYMRKSIAIEEAVPLFCLGGLSNNNFIPCFEKLFGELPAGFSSASITRMKQCWQEEHKA, from the coding sequence ATGATCACTACCAGTGCTGGCCCTATTGCTGTAAAGGTACCGAGGAGCCGATCATCACATGATTCACTCAAACCGTTTGTTAGCACTTTGATTCCGAAATACATGAGAAAATCCATTGCCATAGAAGAAGCTGTTCCACTGTTCTGCCTGGGCGGATTATCCAATAACAACTTTATTCCCTGCTTCGAGAAGTTGTTCGGAGAGCTTCCTGCCGGTTTTTCATCGGCATCTATCACTCGCATGAAACAGTGCTGGCAGGAAGAACACAAAGCATAG
- a CDS encoding IS630 family transposase (programmed frameshift), protein MKKYKVTLTQEERKELDALSSKGKHAAHTMLNSLILMACDEGEYQTERSINETISRVLNVSMKTIDRVKKRFVEEGFDMALTGKPSTRVYRRKADGDLEAHLVALSCSAAPEGHQRWTLRLLADKAVELDYVDSISYETVRRGFKKNVIKPWKKDGWIIPPLGDGNFVAHMEMVLDVYKQPYDPLYPVVCMDESPKQLIAETRIPIPATPGQLARYDYEYSLKGTCIIFMANEPLVGKRMVRITTNRKRVDWARFLEEIANQYKNAERIMLVMDNLNTHEPGSFYHAFNPEKAKALLDRFEFVYTPKHGSWLNMAEIELRVLTTQCLDRRIDTITKVRSEVAAWEMKRNNNNSKINWRFTNEKARIKLLRLYPTIEE, encoded by the exons ATGAAGAAGTACAAAGTGACCCTGACACAAGAGGAACGAAAGGAACTGGATGCACTCAGCAGCAAAGGAAAGCACGCAGCTCATACCATGCTGAATTCCTTGATTTTAATGGCATGTGATGAGGGCGAATACCAGACTGAGCGATCAATCAATGAAACCATTTCTCGTGTTCTGAATGTCAGCATGAAAACGATAGACCGGGTAAAAAAACGATTTGTAGAAGAGGGTTTTGATATGGCACTTACCGGCAAACCCTCAACAAGAGTGTACAGACGGAAAGCGGATGGTGATTTGGAAGCTCATTTAGTGGCGCTGAGCTGCTCAGCCGCACCTGAAGGACATCAACGCTGGACTCTGAGATTATTGGCAGATAAAGCTGTTGAGCTGGACTATGTGGACAGTATCTCATATGAGACAGTCCGAAGGG GTTTTAAAAAAAACGTCATTAAACCCTGGAAGAAGGATGGGTGGATAATTCCGCCACTCGGTGATGGGAATTTTGTAGCACACATGGAGATGGTACTGGACGTTTATAAGCAACCCTATGATCCACTGTACCCGGTTGTCTGCATGGATGAATCACCAAAACAGTTGATTGCTGAAACAAGAATACCGATACCGGCAACTCCTGGGCAGTTGGCCAGATATGATTATGAATACAGCCTGAAAGGTACTTGCATCATTTTCATGGCCAATGAACCGTTGGTTGGCAAGCGGATGGTTCGAATAACGACAAACAGAAAAAGAGTTGACTGGGCAAGATTCCTTGAAGAAATAGCCAATCAGTACAAGAATGCAGAACGGATCATGCTGGTGATGGACAATCTGAATACACATGAGCCCGGTTCATTCTATCATGCATTTAACCCGGAAAAAGCAAAGGCATTATTGGACAGGTTTGAATTTGTGTATACCCCGAAACACGGAAGTTGGTTGAATATGGCAGAGATAGAATTGAGAGTCTTGACGACTCAGTGTTTGGATCGTCGCATTGATACGATTACAAAAGTCAGGTCGGAAGTAGCCGCATGGGAGATGAAACGCAACAATAATAATTCCAAGATAAATTGGCGTTTTACAAACGAAAAGGCGAGAATCAAGCTGTTACGCCTTTATCCGACAATTGAAGAGTGA
- a CDS encoding metallophosphoesterase family protein encodes MFTFLHAADIHLDSPLKGLEAYQDAPLEQIRLAARRAFDNLVELALDEKVAFVLLAGDLYDGDWKDYNTGLYFVNRMGRLRDAGIPVIMVSGNHDAARQITRSLKLPDNVTLFPHRSVGTLLLDHYGVAIHGQSFSSRSVMDDLVRNFPQGDPALFTIGLLHTSLNGRPGHEPYAPCTLDALRSKGYHYWALGHIHQREEICRDPWVVFSGNIQGRHIRETGPKGCTLVSVDEGRVVSVEERELDVLRWALCRVDSARCDTADSLCDLVREAFEEERVKAYGRPLAVRLIVEGITALHGELHEDALQWSEEFRAVAASFGDVWIEKIIIKSLKGAGPRVQGADDSPVEALLQSVEELQFEESTFVGLVPEFEKLRTKLPPELLSDGDPFKPGEEELTALREEVKELLMAKIGHGGRHEN; translated from the coding sequence ATGTTCACCTTTCTTCATGCGGCAGATATTCATCTTGATAGTCCGTTGAAGGGGCTTGAAGCGTATCAGGATGCTCCGCTGGAGCAGATACGGCTGGCGGCCCGACGGGCTTTTGACAATCTCGTGGAGTTGGCTCTCGATGAAAAGGTTGCGTTTGTTTTGCTGGCAGGCGATCTCTATGATGGTGACTGGAAGGACTATAACACCGGCCTCTATTTTGTGAACCGGATGGGGCGGCTGCGCGATGCGGGTATCCCGGTTATCATGGTCTCCGGAAACCATGATGCGGCAAGGCAAATCACCAGATCACTGAAACTGCCTGACAATGTGACCCTCTTCCCGCACCGGAGCGTTGGAACCCTGCTCCTTGATCACTATGGTGTTGCCATTCATGGCCAGAGCTTCTCTTCCCGATCGGTGATGGATGATCTGGTTCGCAACTTTCCCCAGGGTGATCCGGCGCTCTTCACTATCGGGCTTCTCCATACCAGCCTGAATGGTCGTCCGGGCCATGAGCCGTATGCGCCCTGCACGCTGGATGCGCTCCGCTCAAAGGGTTACCACTATTGGGCGCTTGGCCATATTCATCAGCGTGAAGAGATCTGCCGCGACCCTTGGGTTGTCTTTTCCGGCAATATTCAGGGGCGTCATATTCGCGAAACAGGCCCCAAGGGGTGTACGCTGGTCTCGGTCGATGAAGGGCGTGTTGTCTCAGTTGAAGAGCGTGAGCTTGATGTTCTTCGCTGGGCGCTCTGCCGGGTTGATTCTGCCCGATGCGATACCGCTGACTCTCTCTGCGACCTTGTCCGTGAGGCATTTGAAGAGGAGAGGGTAAAGGCGTATGGCCGTCCGCTTGCCGTTCGATTAATCGTAGAGGGGATAACAGCGCTTCATGGCGAACTTCACGAGGATGCGCTTCAATGGAGTGAGGAGTTTCGGGCTGTTGCTGCAAGCTTTGGTGATGTGTGGATTGAAAAGATCATTATAAAAAGCCTGAAGGGTGCAGGGCCGAGGGTGCAGGGGGCAGATGACTCTCCGGTAGAGGCTTTGCTGCAATCGGTTGAAGAGCTTCAGTTTGAAGAGTCAACCTTTGTCGGCCTTGTTCCGGAATTTGAAAAGCTTCGCACCAAACTCCCTCCTGAGCTGCTCAGCGATGGCGACCCATTTAAACCGGGTGAGGAGGAGCTGACTGCCCTTCGTGAAGAGGTGAAGGAGCTGCTGATGGCAAAGATAGGGCATGGAGGACGTCATGAAAATTAA
- a CDS encoding YhaN family protein, whose translation MKIKRLELKAFGPFSGQLLDFSSPLPGLHIVYGPNEAGKSSAMRALQALFFGFPLRTSDNFLHQNQQLLVGGCLEGRDGTELAFFRRKRSVKDLFDQHDNPIEPSALTPWLHGIEKELFLALYGINHETLVMGGQGILDQQGEVGKALFAAGAGLASLKPVIDELDREGESLFRPQGSSRLINEALAFHKELQRQSKEVTLSGREWEEHRQALDDAVKRLTERQKRKQELETEKRRLERLQQALPDLSDRKNLMQQLAELGEVIPLPLDFSERRTTLEQREREARIHHEQVIARVQALREKMGGLSLNRTLLDEAVVIDELYQRLGEYRKAKSDRPQREGQRISARTAAASLLRQIKPELTINEVESLRPGLSKRRRVQELASRHEALLQGNRNTRLQLQEIEKALERVDGERGLLPPFTETTQLLRALLAAERVGDIDAQIIALEQEQQRGERECHAALHRLALWNGALEQVLHLPLPLVETVNLFDEEFRALSDHKRQLLAEREELEKQQIVAEEALRDLEFASDVPGEEELAKKRSRREQGWQLLRRQWINQEDVAEESRSYDSQHPLPEAYERMVGLADQSADRLYREAELVQKHATLKAEAEKSTRKLVALHEKEAGADNALAAFQRRWQEQWASCGMTPLSPREMSAWLGSFEHLRIQVREHQKSQRELDEKVERRGELRGALLKELAASDDVKRFPGEELQEPLDYTRSLLNTIETVQKKRELLDGKLRDGQKALENAVEKRNRAEEELKDWQREWSDALTPLGLDGRALPSEVLDFIETLQSCFERLKEADDFRKRIEGIDRDTTEFERDVELLVQKIAPDLAGIESNPAVTELKLRLDRASQEQAVLNRESEELELLEKALVTTQTDLRSCEEELAAMRHAARCETREELIVAEQRSATWIILSNRQQELERNLSRIAGGTTLADLELHAESLNPDELPGRIDLLNKEIVSLLDPEINQLAESVGRKKNELERMNGGSKAAELAEALQHSLTKIRRLTERYIRIKLATKMLRDETERYRQDNEAPVLKIASRYFTELTLGSFTGLRTDSDDHGKLVLAGVRPNESWLQVEAMSSGTRDQLYLALRLATLEWRTESSEPMPFIVDDILINFDDRRSQATLKALSELGEKSQVILFTHHRKIVEAAGEPRFAGKIFIHQLGEEL comes from the coding sequence ATGAAAATTAAACGGCTGGAGCTGAAAGCGTTTGGCCCGTTTTCCGGTCAGCTTCTTGATTTCTCTTCTCCGCTTCCCGGCCTGCACATTGTGTATGGCCCCAATGAAGCCGGGAAAAGCAGCGCCATGAGAGCGCTTCAAGCCCTCTTTTTTGGCTTTCCCTTGCGCACCTCCGATAATTTTCTTCACCAGAACCAGCAACTTCTGGTGGGTGGATGCCTGGAGGGAAGAGATGGCACGGAACTTGCATTTTTTCGCCGGAAACGAAGCGTGAAAGATCTCTTCGACCAGCACGACAATCCGATTGAGCCATCAGCCCTGACGCCCTGGCTGCATGGTATTGAAAAAGAGCTTTTTCTTGCGCTTTACGGTATTAACCATGAGACGCTGGTTATGGGAGGGCAAGGCATTCTTGACCAGCAGGGAGAGGTGGGCAAGGCGCTCTTCGCTGCCGGGGCAGGGCTTGCCTCACTGAAACCGGTCATTGACGAGCTTGATCGGGAAGGGGAGAGCCTTTTCAGACCACAGGGTTCAAGCAGGTTGATCAATGAGGCGCTGGCTTTTCACAAGGAGCTGCAGAGGCAATCGAAAGAGGTCACCCTTTCGGGGCGTGAGTGGGAGGAGCATCGTCAGGCTCTTGATGATGCAGTGAAGAGGCTGACGGAGCGGCAAAAGAGAAAGCAGGAACTGGAGACCGAAAAAAGAAGACTTGAGCGTTTGCAACAGGCGCTGCCTGATCTTTCAGATCGTAAAAACCTGATGCAGCAACTGGCTGAACTGGGCGAGGTAATCCCTCTTCCTCTGGACTTCAGCGAACGACGTACAACCCTTGAACAGAGGGAGAGAGAGGCCCGCATTCACCATGAGCAGGTCATTGCAAGAGTTCAGGCGCTTCGTGAAAAAATGGGCGGACTATCACTGAACCGGACTCTGCTCGATGAAGCTGTTGTGATTGATGAACTCTATCAGCGGCTTGGCGAGTACCGGAAAGCCAAAAGTGACCGTCCGCAGCGCGAAGGGCAGCGCATCAGCGCCCGAACAGCGGCGGCATCTCTTCTCCGGCAGATCAAACCGGAATTAACCATCAATGAGGTTGAAAGTCTCCGTCCCGGTCTCTCGAAGCGCAGAAGAGTGCAGGAGCTTGCTTCCCGCCATGAAGCGCTTCTCCAGGGAAACCGCAATACCCGGCTTCAACTGCAGGAGATTGAAAAGGCATTGGAGAGGGTGGATGGTGAAAGAGGGCTGCTTCCACCTTTTACTGAAACAACTCAACTTTTGCGGGCACTTCTTGCTGCTGAAAGGGTCGGGGATATCGATGCTCAGATCATTGCTCTGGAGCAGGAGCAGCAGAGAGGCGAGCGTGAGTGCCATGCGGCATTGCACCGTCTCGCTCTCTGGAATGGAGCACTGGAACAGGTGCTTCACCTGCCACTTCCTTTGGTGGAAACGGTAAACCTTTTTGATGAGGAGTTCCGTGCCTTGAGCGATCATAAACGGCAGCTTCTTGCAGAAAGGGAAGAGCTGGAAAAGCAGCAGATAGTGGCTGAAGAGGCGCTCCGTGATCTTGAGTTTGCCTCTGACGTTCCCGGTGAAGAGGAGCTGGCAAAGAAGAGAAGCCGACGGGAGCAGGGATGGCAACTTCTGCGTCGTCAATGGATCAATCAGGAGGATGTTGCTGAAGAGAGCCGCAGTTATGACTCCCAACACCCGCTTCCGGAGGCCTACGAGAGGATGGTTGGCCTGGCTGACCAGAGTGCCGACCGCCTCTATCGCGAAGCGGAGCTTGTTCAAAAACATGCAACACTGAAAGCTGAGGCGGAAAAGAGTACCAGGAAGCTGGTAGCGCTTCATGAAAAAGAGGCAGGTGCTGATAATGCTCTTGCCGCATTTCAGCGCCGCTGGCAGGAACAATGGGCATCATGCGGAATGACACCCCTCTCTCCACGCGAGATGAGCGCCTGGCTTGGCTCCTTTGAACATCTGCGCATCCAGGTGCGGGAGCATCAGAAGAGCCAGAGAGAGTTGGATGAAAAGGTGGAACGGAGAGGAGAGTTGCGGGGAGCCCTCCTGAAGGAACTTGCTGCTTCAGATGATGTTAAAAGATTCCCTGGAGAAGAGTTGCAGGAGCCACTCGACTATACCCGATCTCTTCTGAACACTATTGAAACGGTTCAGAAAAAGCGGGAGTTGCTGGACGGCAAACTTCGTGATGGCCAAAAAGCGCTGGAAAATGCTGTAGAGAAGAGGAATCGGGCTGAAGAGGAGCTGAAGGATTGGCAAAGGGAGTGGAGTGATGCCCTTACCCCTCTCGGGCTTGATGGCAGGGCGCTCCCATCCGAAGTGCTTGATTTTATTGAAACGCTGCAGAGCTGTTTTGAACGACTCAAGGAGGCTGATGATTTCCGCAAACGGATAGAGGGTATTGACCGGGACACAACTGAATTCGAAAGGGATGTTGAACTGCTGGTGCAGAAGATTGCTCCTGATCTTGCAGGCATCGAATCCAACCCTGCCGTCACGGAACTTAAACTTCGTCTTGATCGTGCCAGTCAGGAGCAGGCCGTGCTGAATCGAGAAAGTGAAGAGCTGGAGTTACTCGAAAAAGCCCTTGTCACAACGCAAACTGATCTGCGGAGTTGCGAAGAGGAGCTTGCAGCAATGCGTCACGCTGCTCGTTGCGAAACACGTGAGGAGTTGATTGTGGCTGAACAACGCTCCGCGACCTGGATAATACTTTCAAACCGGCAACAGGAGCTGGAACGGAATCTCTCCCGCATTGCCGGGGGCACAACCCTTGCCGATCTTGAGCTTCATGCCGAATCACTCAATCCTGATGAACTTCCCGGTCGTATCGACTTGCTGAACAAAGAGATCGTCAGCCTGCTCGATCCTGAAATCAATCAGTTGGCGGAGAGCGTTGGCCGCAAAAAAAATGAGCTTGAGCGAATGAATGGCGGCAGTAAAGCGGCTGAGCTTGCCGAAGCCCTGCAACACTCCCTGACAAAAATCCGTCGTCTGACCGAACGCTACATCCGCATCAAGCTGGCCACAAAAATGCTGCGTGACGAGACCGAGCGCTATCGCCAGGATAACGAGGCACCCGTGCTGAAAATTGCCTCCCGCTATTTCACTGAGCTGACCTTGGGCTCCTTTACCGGCCTGCGTACCGACAGTGACGACCATGGCAAACTGGTTCTGGCCGGTGTGCGGCCAAATGAAAGCTGGCTGCAGGTTGAAGCAATGAGTTCCGGCACCCGCGACCAGCTCTACCTTGCCCTGCGTCTTGCCACCCTTGAATGGCGGACAGAGTCAAGCGAACCCATGCCCTTTATTGTTGACGATATCCTCATAAACTTCGACGACCGACGTTCACAGGCAACCCTCAAAGCACTCAGCGAACTGGGCGAAAAAAGCCAGGTGATTCTTTTTACGCATCACAGGAAGATCGTGGAAGCAGCAGGAGAGCCCAGGTTTGCAGGAAAGATATTTATCCATCAGCTTGGGGAGGAGTTATGA